A portion of the Sinobacterium caligoides genome contains these proteins:
- the ftsL gene encoding cell division protein FtsL yields MLNRGETEGFLITRTAKAGLLALLLLLNMVSALAVIYSTHWNRQLFGELQKLDEKAVYIEAEWGRLLLENSSLGAYSRIESIAHEKLGMREPAVNQTILVNQ; encoded by the coding sequence ATGTTGAATAGAGGTGAGACAGAAGGTTTTTTGATAACTCGCACAGCGAAGGCAGGCTTGTTGGCGCTGTTGTTGTTATTGAACATGGTTTCTGCATTGGCTGTTATTTATAGCACGCATTGGAATAGGCAGTTGTTCGGTGAGCTGCAAAAGCTTGATGAGAAGGCGGTTTATATTGAAGCAGAGTGGGGAAGGTTGTTGTTAGAGAATAGCAGCTTGGGGGCTTATTCGCGGATTGAATCGATAGCTCACGAGAAGCTCGGGATGAGAGAGCCCGCGGTTAATCAAACGATATTGGTGAATCAGTGA